From a region of the Fischerella sp. JS2 genome:
- the argF gene encoding ornithine carbamoyltransferase — translation MALLSGRDLLSLADLTSQEVQELLQMAIHLKSQQLNLRCNKVLGLLFSKASTRTRVSFSVAMYQLGGQVIDLNPNVTQVSRGEPVQDTARVLDRYLDILAIRTFAQQELDIFAHYAKIPVINALTDLEHPCQVLADLLTIQECFGSLSGLTLTYVGDGNNVANSLILGCALVGMNVRVATPNGFEPNATIIEKARAIANNKTQVILSNDPETATKGAHVLYTDVWASMGQESEADDRLPIFQPYQINEQLLSLADPQAIVLHCLPAHRGEEITDAVIEGSQSRVWDQAENRMHVQKALLASILGAESTS, via the coding sequence ATGGCATTGTTGAGCGGACGAGATTTATTAAGTCTGGCAGACCTCACTTCCCAGGAGGTTCAAGAACTCCTGCAAATGGCAATCCATTTGAAATCTCAACAGTTAAATTTACGATGTAATAAAGTTTTAGGACTGTTATTTTCCAAAGCTTCTACTCGCACACGGGTAAGTTTTTCCGTGGCGATGTATCAACTGGGTGGACAGGTAATAGATTTAAATCCAAATGTCACGCAAGTGAGTCGCGGTGAGCCTGTGCAAGATACTGCTAGAGTTTTGGATAGATATTTGGATATTTTAGCAATTCGCACTTTTGCACAGCAGGAATTAGATATTTTTGCCCATTATGCCAAAATTCCTGTGATTAATGCTTTGACTGATTTGGAACATCCATGTCAGGTTTTAGCAGATTTATTAACAATTCAAGAGTGTTTTGGCAGTTTATCTGGGCTAACCTTGACTTATGTCGGTGACGGTAATAATGTCGCCAATTCTTTAATACTCGGTTGTGCTTTGGTAGGGATGAATGTGAGAGTTGCCACACCGAATGGATTTGAACCAAATGCAACAATTATTGAAAAAGCACGAGCGATCGCTAATAATAAAACTCAAGTAATTCTTTCCAACGATCCTGAAACAGCAACCAAAGGAGCCCATGTACTTTACACCGATGTTTGGGCAAGTATGGGTCAAGAATCAGAAGCAGATGACCGTCTGCCCATTTTTCAACCCTACCAAATTAACGAGCAGCTATTGAGCCTTGCCGATCCACAAGCGATCGTTTTACACTGTTTACCAGCCCATCGTGGCGAAGAAATTACTGATGCAGTGATTGAAGGTTCACAATCAAGAGTTTGGGATCAGGCCGAAAATCGTATGCACGTGCAAAAAGCTTTACTTGCCAGTATTTTAGGAGCAGAGTCAACAAGTTAA
- the rsmA gene encoding 16S rRNA (adenine(1518)-N(6)/adenine(1519)-N(6))-dimethyltransferase RsmA — protein MVRPRKVFAQHWLKSEKALAEIIQAAKLKQGDRILEIGPGTGILTRRVLPLVQSLVAVEIDRDLCEHLAKELGKRENFLLLQGDFLELDVPSLLEGYSAFQNPNKVVANIPYNITGPIIEKLLGTIANPNPEPYDLIVLLVQKEVAERLIAKPGSKACGALTVRVQYLAECELISIVPAKAFYPPPKVDSAVVRLIPRKIEPAAQDPRKLESLVKLGFGAKRKMLRNNLQSIVERDRLTQLLEQLEVNPQARAEELSIRQWVALSNQLEVNS, from the coding sequence ATGGTACGACCGCGCAAAGTATTTGCTCAACATTGGCTCAAAAGTGAAAAGGCACTTGCAGAAATTATTCAAGCCGCAAAATTAAAACAGGGCGATCGTATCTTAGAAATAGGCCCCGGTACTGGCATTTTGACTCGCCGTGTATTACCCTTAGTACAATCTTTAGTTGCAGTAGAAATTGACCGCGACTTGTGCGAGCATTTGGCTAAAGAATTGGGTAAGCGCGAAAATTTCTTGCTTCTACAAGGAGATTTTTTAGAGTTGGATGTACCATCTTTACTAGAAGGCTATTCAGCTTTCCAAAACCCCAATAAAGTTGTTGCTAATATTCCCTACAATATCACCGGGCCAATTATCGAAAAACTTCTGGGTACAATTGCTAACCCCAATCCAGAACCATATGATTTAATTGTTCTGTTGGTACAAAAAGAAGTAGCAGAAAGACTCATAGCTAAACCAGGGTCAAAAGCATGTGGGGCGTTAACAGTGCGGGTACAATATTTAGCCGAGTGTGAATTGATTAGTATTGTGCCAGCAAAGGCATTTTACCCACCGCCGAAGGTAGACTCTGCGGTAGTGCGATTAATACCCAGAAAAATTGAACCCGCAGCCCAAGATCCTCGAAAACTAGAGAGTTTGGTAAAATTGGGTTTTGGAGCAAAGCGTAAAATGTTACGAAATAATTTGCAATCAATAGTAGAACGCGATCGCTTGACTCAATTACTGGAACAATTAGAAGTAAATCCTCAAGCTCGTGCTGAAGAACTTAGCATAAGGCAATGGGTTGCCTTAAGTAATCAATTAGAGGTTAATAGTTAG
- a CDS encoding argininosuccinate synthase, giving the protein MSRAKKVVLAYSGGVDTSVCIPYLKHEWGVEEVIALAADLGQGDELEPVREKALKSGASESLVADVKDTFVKDYAFPAIQANALYENRYPLATALARPLIAKVLVETAEIYGADAIAHGCTGKGNDQVRFDVSVAALNPNLKILAPAREWGMSREETIAYGEKFGIPAPVKKSSPYSIDRNLLGRSIEAGILEDPIMEPPEEIYLLTKAIADTSNEPEYIEIGFTRGIPTSLNGETKRPIELIEQLNQVAGNHGVGRIDMIENRLVGIKSREIYESPAMVILIQAHRDLESLTLTADVTHYKRGIEETYSQMIYNGLWYSPLKAALDAFIQKTQEQVSGTIRVKLFKGNATIVGRHSENSLYTPDLATYGADDKFDHKAAEGFIYVWGLPTRIWAQHIRG; this is encoded by the coding sequence ATGAGTCGTGCCAAAAAGGTTGTCCTGGCATATTCTGGCGGAGTAGATACATCGGTGTGCATTCCCTACCTCAAGCATGAGTGGGGCGTAGAAGAAGTAATTGCCCTCGCAGCAGACTTGGGCCAGGGAGATGAATTAGAACCAGTCCGAGAAAAAGCCCTAAAATCAGGTGCGAGTGAGTCATTAGTGGCAGATGTCAAAGACACTTTTGTAAAAGATTATGCATTTCCTGCCATTCAAGCCAATGCGCTTTACGAAAATCGTTATCCTCTGGCAACAGCCTTAGCCCGTCCCTTAATTGCTAAGGTTTTGGTAGAAACAGCAGAAATATACGGTGCTGATGCGATCGCTCACGGCTGTACTGGTAAAGGTAACGATCAGGTGCGTTTTGATGTATCTGTTGCAGCCCTTAACCCCAATCTGAAAATTCTTGCACCTGCACGAGAATGGGGTATGAGTCGTGAAGAAACTATTGCCTACGGAGAAAAGTTTGGCATTCCTGCACCTGTGAAAAAGTCTTCTCCTTACAGTATTGACCGCAATTTACTTGGTCGGAGTATCGAAGCAGGTATTCTGGAAGATCCCATAATGGAACCACCAGAAGAAATTTATTTATTGACAAAAGCGATCGCTGATACTTCTAACGAACCAGAATATATTGAAATTGGTTTTACTAGAGGTATTCCTACCAGCCTCAACGGTGAAACAAAAAGACCCATTGAATTAATCGAACAACTCAACCAAGTTGCAGGAAATCACGGTGTTGGGCGCATCGACATGATCGAAAATCGTTTGGTAGGAATTAAATCACGGGAAATCTACGAATCTCCCGCAATGGTGATATTAATTCAAGCCCATCGTGATTTAGAAAGTCTGACTCTCACAGCAGATGTTACCCATTACAAGCGGGGTATTGAAGAAACTTACAGCCAAATGATTTACAACGGCTTGTGGTACAGCCCCCTGAAAGCAGCCCTAGATGCTTTTATTCAAAAAACCCAAGAGCAAGTGTCTGGAACAATTCGGGTGAAGTTATTTAAGGGTAACGCTACCATCGTTGGGCGTCATTCGGAAAATTCTTTGTACACTCCTGACCTGGCAACTTACGGAGCCGATGACAAATTTGATCATAAGGCAGCGGAAGGCTTCATTTACGTTTGGGGTCTGCCAACTCGGATTTGGGCACAGCACATTCGGGGATAG
- a CDS encoding DNA phosphorothioation system restriction enzyme, whose protein sequence is MYLTQPKVHPLLTFSTTVSKPSGNYRLKLPFVGESKGNYQTQQPLPGCPQMPVSLQLRQYQRQAIINWFANNGRGTLKMATGSGKTITALAVACELYKQIHLQALLVVCPYRHLVTQWARECEKFNLQPILAFENLRSWQSQLSSQLYNVHSGSQPFITVITTNSTLISEGFQSQLKYFPEKTLIVGDEAHNLGASKLEESLPRRVGLRLALSATPERYFDETGTQSIFNYFGSLLQPEFTLKDAIRQGALVHYLYYPILVELTEVESRAYAKITQKIGKALLYKEKEIGESNYFEDIEDLKPLLIQRSRLIGAAANKLKALRELMATRRETSHTLFYCGDGSQEVGQRSNLHQLKEVAKILGVELGYRISTYTAQTSLEEREILRRQFESGELQGLVAIRCLDEGVDIPAIQTAVILASSGNPRQFIQRRGRVLRPHPGKERATIFDMIVLPPDLDRKTLEVERNLLRKELRRFVEFADLADNAGEARIKLLDLQKRYGLLDV, encoded by the coding sequence ATGTATCTGACACAGCCAAAAGTCCACCCACTACTTACTTTTTCAACCACAGTTAGTAAACCTTCGGGAAACTACCGCCTGAAATTACCATTTGTGGGTGAAAGTAAGGGTAATTATCAAACTCAACAACCATTACCAGGATGTCCGCAAATGCCAGTATCCTTACAATTGCGGCAATATCAACGTCAAGCCATCATTAACTGGTTTGCCAATAACGGCAGAGGTACACTAAAAATGGCAACGGGTAGTGGTAAAACAATTACTGCACTTGCTGTTGCTTGCGAGTTATATAAACAAATTCACTTACAAGCATTATTGGTGGTGTGTCCTTATCGTCATCTTGTCACTCAATGGGCACGAGAATGTGAAAAATTTAATTTGCAACCCATCTTGGCTTTTGAAAATTTACGCAGTTGGCAGAGTCAACTTTCTAGTCAACTCTACAACGTACATTCTGGTTCACAACCATTCATCACAGTAATTACCACTAACTCCACCTTAATTAGTGAAGGTTTCCAATCTCAACTCAAATATTTTCCTGAAAAAACTTTAATTGTTGGTGATGAAGCTCATAATTTAGGCGCATCCAAATTAGAAGAAAGTTTGCCACGTCGTGTAGGTTTGCGCTTAGCTTTATCTGCAACACCAGAAAGATATTTTGATGAAACTGGGACTCAATCTATTTTTAATTATTTTGGTTCGCTTCTCCAACCAGAATTTACTTTAAAAGATGCTATTCGTCAAGGCGCTTTAGTACATTATCTTTATTATCCGATTTTAGTCGAATTAACTGAAGTAGAAAGCCGTGCTTATGCAAAAATCACCCAAAAAATTGGCAAGGCTTTACTATACAAAGAAAAAGAAATTGGAGAATCAAATTATTTTGAAGATATTGAAGATTTAAAACCATTATTGATACAAAGATCCAGGTTAATTGGTGCAGCAGCAAATAAACTAAAAGCGTTGCGTGAATTAATGGCAACTCGTCGCGAAACAAGTCATACGCTTTTTTATTGTGGTGATGGTTCTCAAGAAGTAGGACAGCGTTCTAATTTGCACCAACTTAAAGAAGTTGCCAAAATATTAGGAGTAGAATTAGGTTACAGAATTAGTACCTACACTGCCCAGACTTCTTTAGAAGAAAGAGAGATTTTACGCCGCCAATTTGAAAGTGGTGAATTACAAGGTTTAGTGGCAATTCGCTGTTTGGATGAAGGTGTAGATATCCCTGCAATTCAAACAGCTGTGATTTTGGCAAGTTCTGGTAATCCTCGGCAATTTATCCAGAGACGTGGACGAGTTTTGCGTCCTCATCCAGGCAAAGAACGAGCGACAATTTTTGACATGATTGTTTTACCACCAGATTTAGACAGAAAAACTTTAGAAGTGGAACGCAATTTGTTAAGAAAAGAATTGCGACGCTTTGTAGAATTTGCTGATTTAGCAGACAATGCTGGTGAAGCAAGAATTAAGTTACTTGATTTGCAAAAGCGATATGGGTTATTGGATGTTTGA
- the ispE gene encoding 4-(cytidine 5'-diphospho)-2-C-methyl-D-erythritol kinase yields MRSYTLIAPAKINLYLEIIGDRPDGYHELAMILQSIDLADQIDIHAGSTDAICLRCEHPQVPIDKSNLAYRAAELMLTEFPDAYAKYGGVDITITKRIPVAAGLAGGSTNAAAVLVGIDLLWNLGLTQSELEDLGAILGSDVPFCVAGGTAIATGRGEQLSTLAGLNNIYIVLAKYRSLEVSTAWAYKTYRASFGSSYIKDKASLTARAEAVHSGGMVKAILHQDVKEIAERLHNDLEKVVLPAYPQVLQLREIFASQEDVLGTMMSGSGPSVFALCESKQQAEQVQQRVREAIPDEDLELFVTEFVTHGIKIAS; encoded by the coding sequence ATGCGTAGCTATACTCTCATTGCTCCTGCCAAAATAAATTTATATTTGGAAATCATAGGCGATCGTCCTGATGGTTATCATGAGTTAGCAATGATACTGCAAAGTATTGACCTTGCTGACCAAATTGATATCCATGCAGGTAGTACCGATGCTATTTGCCTTCGCTGTGAGCATCCGCAAGTACCAATAGACAAGAGTAATTTAGCTTACCGTGCTGCGGAACTGATGCTAACAGAATTTCCCGATGCTTATGCTAAGTATGGTGGTGTAGATATTACCATTACTAAACGTATTCCTGTTGCTGCTGGGTTGGCTGGAGGTTCAACTAATGCAGCAGCCGTTTTGGTTGGTATAGACTTGTTGTGGAACTTGGGACTCACTCAGTCAGAATTAGAAGATCTGGGAGCGATTTTAGGTTCTGATGTACCGTTTTGTGTGGCTGGTGGTACTGCGATCGCTACAGGTAGAGGTGAACAACTTTCTACTCTGGCTGGTTTAAACAATATATATATAGTATTAGCAAAGTACCGTAGTTTAGAAGTATCGACAGCTTGGGCATATAAAACCTACCGGGCTTCGTTTGGTAGTTCGTACATCAAAGATAAAGCAAGTTTGACAGCGCGTGCTGAGGCTGTGCATTCTGGAGGAATGGTGAAAGCGATTTTGCATCAAGATGTCAAAGAAATCGCCGAAAGACTGCACAATGATTTAGAAAAAGTAGTATTGCCAGCTTATCCGCAAGTTCTGCAACTGCGTGAGATATTTGCTAGTCAGGAAGATGTTTTAGGTACAATGATGTCTGGATCTGGACCGAGTGTGTTTGCACTGTGCGAGTCTAAGCAGCAAGCAGAACAAGTCCAGCAGCGTGTTAGGGAAGCAATACCTGATGAAGATTTAGAATTGTTTGTGACTGAGTTTGTTACACACGGCATTAAGATAGCATCGTAA
- a CDS encoding AAA family ATPase, producing the protein MKLISIKLCNFRSFYGKTPEIIFAHGDICNTTVIHGNNGAGKTNFLNAFTWVLYEKFSAAFASAEQLVNKRAIAEAKIGQPVECWVEIVWEHDNKRYRIKRACRVYKNESDLEPGKTELSMWVGRDDGSWYFVPPNQNLEDIINQILPNSLHQYFFFDGERIEHIVRSDKKAEIAEATKILLGVEVINRSIRHLGEAKKTLESELKVIGDSETKQLLKQQAKIEQEIERINKRQTEIKQELEYQQTIKKETNNRLRELSAAKELQERRQDLESQKALNQEELKKKWNALKKTISTRGYTVLLSETTSHFREIIEDFKQRGELTSGISREFIHDLLDSQHCICGTPLHQGTHAHTNVKNLLEKAGSSVVEETAIRMNAQVDEIDKQATGFWEEVDREQAGINQLRQTISQIEADLDNIQERLRKDPSEEIRNLQKRLDEIEEKITDLTLEQGANQQQIANYKTEIESFNKQITRQKFNEERQALAQRRIAATQDAIDRLNLVKARQEQQFRLQLEKRVQEIFSEISFTPYIPKISDKYELMLVEKTAGTEAPVAASTGENQILSLSFIGGIIDRVREWSQRKMLMVPDTSTLPIVMDSPFGSLDVINRRQIAKIIPKLANQLVVLVTKTQWRGEVEAEIAQRIGREYILVYYSSKPDCEQDYIELGGERYPLVKQSPNEFEYTEVIEVSRNSVASP; encoded by the coding sequence ATGAAGCTCATTTCCATTAAGCTGTGTAACTTTCGCTCCTTCTATGGAAAAACCCCAGAAATCATATTTGCTCATGGAGATATTTGCAACACGACAGTAATTCATGGTAATAATGGCGCAGGTAAAACTAATTTTTTGAACGCATTTACTTGGGTATTATACGAAAAATTTAGTGCTGCTTTTGCTTCAGCAGAACAGTTAGTAAATAAGCGAGCGATCGCTGAGGCAAAAATTGGGCAACCTGTAGAATGTTGGGTAGAAATTGTCTGGGAACATGATAATAAACGTTACCGTATTAAACGTGCTTGTCGGGTTTATAAAAATGAAAGTGACTTGGAACCTGGTAAAACAGAATTGAGTATGTGGGTAGGCAGAGATGATGGCTCTTGGTATTTTGTCCCACCCAATCAAAACTTAGAAGATATTATTAATCAAATTTTACCTAACAGCTTACATCAATATTTCTTTTTTGATGGAGAGCGTATAGAACATATTGTCCGTTCTGATAAAAAGGCTGAAATTGCCGAAGCTACAAAAATTCTACTGGGAGTTGAGGTAATTAATCGCTCAATTAGACATTTAGGCGAAGCTAAAAAAACTCTCGAAAGTGAGTTAAAAGTTATTGGTGATTCCGAAACTAAACAGCTTCTCAAACAGCAAGCTAAAATTGAGCAAGAAATTGAGCGAATTAATAAACGGCAAACAGAGATTAAACAAGAATTAGAATATCAACAAACTATTAAAAAAGAAACTAATAATCGTTTGCGAGAACTTAGCGCTGCCAAAGAATTACAAGAAAGACGACAGGATTTAGAATCACAAAAAGCTTTAAATCAAGAAGAACTAAAAAAAAAGTGGAATGCGCTGAAAAAAACGATTTCCACACGTGGTTATACAGTCTTACTCTCAGAAACTACATCTCATTTCCGAGAAATCATTGAAGATTTTAAGCAACGAGGTGAATTAACTTCTGGCATATCGCGGGAATTCATCCATGATTTACTCGATTCTCAACATTGTATTTGTGGTACTCCATTGCATCAAGGAACTCACGCACACACAAATGTTAAAAACTTGCTAGAAAAAGCAGGTTCATCAGTGGTAGAAGAAACTGCGATTCGGATGAATGCTCAAGTTGATGAAATAGATAAACAAGCAACAGGATTTTGGGAAGAAGTTGATAGAGAACAAGCAGGAATTAATCAGTTACGACAAACTATATCTCAAATCGAAGCAGATTTAGATAACATCCAAGAAAGGTTGCGAAAAGATCCTAGTGAAGAAATTCGTAACTTACAAAAACGCTTAGATGAAATAGAAGAAAAAATTACTGATTTAACCTTAGAACAAGGTGCTAATCAACAGCAAATAGCCAACTACAAAACCGAAATTGAAAGCTTCAATAAACAAATTACTAGACAAAAATTTAATGAAGAACGTCAAGCCCTAGCCCAGCGCCGGATTGCTGCTACACAAGATGCAATTGATAGATTAAATTTAGTCAAAGCACGTCAAGAACAACAATTTCGCTTGCAATTGGAAAAGCGAGTTCAAGAAATATTTAGCGAAATCTCATTTACACCTTACATTCCTAAAATCAGCGACAAATACGAACTGATGCTAGTGGAAAAGACAGCAGGTACAGAAGCACCCGTCGCTGCTTCCACTGGCGAAAATCAAATTCTCAGCTTATCTTTTATCGGCGGTATTATCGACAGGGTAAGGGAGTGGAGTCAAAGAAAAATGTTAATGGTTCCAGATACTAGCACCTTACCGATAGTCATGGATTCACCTTTTGGTAGTTTGGATGTGATTAATCGCCGCCAGATTGCGAAGATAATTCCTAAATTAGCCAATCAATTAGTAGTGTTAGTAACTAAAACTCAATGGCGAGGTGAGGTAGAAGCAGAAATAGCCCAGAGAATTGGTAGAGAATACATCTTGGTTTACTATTCTTCTAAACCTGATTGCGAACAAGATTATATAGAATTGGGAGGAGAAAGATATCCTCTTGTTAAACAAAGCCCCAATGAATTTGAGTATACAGAAGTAATTGAGGTGAGTCGTAACAGTGTTGCGTCACCCTGA
- a CDS encoding DUF6888 family protein has protein sequence MEPTIDQLKAFFRLCVRTSNLLRNIELVRFDQRTGRIVV, from the coding sequence ATGGAACCGACCATCGACCAACTTAAAGCTTTTTTCCGATTATGCGTTCGCACAAGCAACCTGCTACGGAATATAGAATTAGTTAGATTTGATCAAAGAACAGGCAGAATCGTAGTTTGA
- the lexA gene encoding transcriptional repressor LexA produces MERLTEAQRELYDWLAEFIREHQHSPSIRQMMEAMNLKSPAPIQSRLEHLRAKGYIEWSEGKARTIRILHPLKQGVPVLGTIAAGGLIEPFTDAVEHFDFSDMPLPPQTYALRVAGDSMIEDSIVDGDLVFLRPVPEPDQLKNGTIIAARVDGYGTTLKRFYRNGDRVILKPANPKYNPIEVSAMQVQVQGSLVGIWRIYS; encoded by the coding sequence ATGGAAAGACTAACGGAAGCGCAACGAGAACTTTACGATTGGTTAGCAGAATTTATCCGAGAACACCAGCATTCTCCTTCTATTCGACAGATGATGGAAGCGATGAATTTAAAATCGCCAGCACCAATTCAAAGTCGTTTAGAACATCTGCGCGCCAAAGGATACATTGAATGGAGTGAAGGTAAAGCAAGAACAATTAGAATTTTGCATCCATTAAAGCAAGGTGTACCGGTTTTAGGCACAATTGCTGCTGGTGGTTTAATAGAACCCTTCACCGATGCTGTCGAACATTTCGACTTTTCAGATATGCCTTTACCACCCCAAACCTATGCTTTGCGGGTAGCGGGCGACAGCATGATAGAAGATTCTATCGTTGATGGAGATTTGGTTTTTTTACGTCCCGTACCAGAACCAGACCAACTTAAAAATGGCACAATCATAGCTGCTAGAGTAGACGGATACGGTACGACATTAAAACGGTTTTACAGAAACGGCGATCGCGTTATTCTCAAACCCGCCAATCCTAAATACAATCCCATCGAAGTCTCAGCTATGCAGGTACAAGTACAAGGTTCCCTTGTTGGTATCTGGCGTATTTATAGTTAA
- a CDS encoding DUF3082 domain-containing protein → MSEPEETQTQAKATPLRSLIGAVISGALAFAAYSLMSAIATSFAAKPLHSDNVIVLRISSAVRTLVLGIAALGSGVFALVAIGLVALAIQLFFQQLAKHES, encoded by the coding sequence ATGAGTGAACCAGAAGAGACTCAAACGCAAGCTAAAGCCACTCCCTTACGTAGTTTAATTGGTGCTGTGATTTCAGGCGCTTTGGCATTTGCTGCTTATTCTCTCATGAGTGCGATCGCGACTAGTTTTGCTGCTAAGCCGCTTCATTCTGATAATGTAATTGTGCTGAGAATTTCCTCTGCTGTGCGTACTTTAGTTTTGGGTATAGCTGCTTTGGGTTCTGGAGTCTTTGCACTTGTTGCTATTGGTTTGGTAGCTTTGGCTATTCAGTTATTTTTCCAACAACTAGCAAAGCATGAGTCCTAA
- a CDS encoding DUF2993 domain-containing protein — MFGGLTGLTNPKGTDWGEQMLNTVATQTIRHLFTKSESVEVFVRCHPSSKLLQGSIDSFTMKGRGLVIRRDFAAEEIFIETDAVAIDFSSVLSGKLRLRQPTQAIAQVVLTQAGINQAFKAELVTKRLLNQSLPALTALSGGKPVSFNEVQVELLPENRLRILAKADLNNGELVPMSMTVAVGIERRRRISFTNPEIELEHVPEAQRELSQNLSMALVEILDNMVDLDRFDLDGVKMRLNRLETEGKRLIFSGYAEIERIPRSG; from the coding sequence ATGTTCGGCGGACTTACTGGTTTAACAAATCCAAAAGGCACAGACTGGGGAGAACAGATGCTCAATACTGTTGCTACCCAAACAATTCGCCACCTGTTCACCAAAAGCGAGTCAGTAGAAGTCTTTGTCCGCTGTCACCCTTCCAGCAAGCTATTGCAAGGCAGTATTGATAGCTTCACAATGAAAGGCCGGGGCTTGGTTATCCGTAGAGATTTTGCTGCTGAAGAAATTTTTATAGAAACCGATGCTGTCGCTATTGACTTTAGCTCTGTTTTAAGTGGCAAACTGCGTTTGAGACAACCGACACAAGCGATCGCTCAAGTTGTATTGACACAAGCAGGTATCAACCAAGCATTCAAAGCAGAACTAGTCACAAAGCGATTGTTGAACCAATCCTTACCTGCTTTGACTGCATTATCTGGTGGTAAGCCAGTCTCTTTCAATGAAGTTCAAGTAGAACTATTGCCGGAAAATCGCCTGCGAATTTTGGCAAAAGCAGATTTAAACAACGGTGAACTCGTACCCATGAGTATGACTGTAGCTGTGGGTATTGAAAGGCGACGGCGTATTTCTTTTACCAATCCAGAAATTGAGCTTGAACACGTACCAGAAGCACAGCGAGAACTTTCCCAAAACTTGAGTATGGCCTTAGTCGAAATTCTGGATAACATGGTTGATTTGGATCGCTTTGACTTGGATGGAGTCAAGATGCGGTTGAATCGCTTAGAAACCGAAGGAAAAAGATTAATTTTCAGTGGATATGCGGAGATTGAGCGTATACCTCGGAGTGGATAA
- a CDS encoding STAS domain-containing protein, with translation MTLISERQVVLFKPQGRMDLEGGMALSKKMAELLPERDQLWVIDLAEVDFMDSSGLVALVNGFKAARQNGCRLVLCNVQTPVRLVLEITKLDLVFEIVDNQEEISGFVNKSSMLLVR, from the coding sequence ATGACTCTCATATCAGAACGCCAAGTTGTCTTGTTTAAACCTCAAGGACGTATGGATCTAGAGGGTGGTATGGCTTTAAGCAAAAAGATGGCTGAATTATTACCAGAACGTGATCAACTCTGGGTAATTGATTTAGCTGAGGTGGATTTTATGGATAGTTCTGGCTTAGTGGCTTTGGTTAATGGTTTTAAAGCTGCACGACAAAATGGTTGTCGTCTGGTACTGTGCAATGTACAAACACCTGTGAGGTTAGTTTTAGAAATAACTAAACTGGATTTAGTATTTGAAATTGTTGATAATCAAGAAGAAATATCGGGTTTTGTGAACAAAAGCAGTATGTTGCTGGTACGTTAA
- a CDS encoding DedA family protein, translating into MSLEFISLENIQRIAHEYGYWAIFFGILLENLGIPIPGETVTLVGGFLAGSHELSYWLVLGDAVTGAVIGGICGYWIGRTGGWPMLVRLGSLFRFSEARLLSIKEQFSENAAKAVFFGRFLALLRIFAAPMAGIAEMPFGKFCFYNILGATAWASVMVTLSFFAGTVVSLEQLVAWVSKFAIAALLILAAFIIIPLWLEARQANNPAGE; encoded by the coding sequence ATGTCTTTGGAATTTATCTCGTTAGAAAATATCCAAAGGATTGCTCATGAATATGGATACTGGGCAATTTTTTTCGGAATATTGTTAGAGAACTTGGGCATTCCCATTCCTGGTGAAACCGTAACCCTAGTCGGTGGGTTCCTAGCTGGTAGTCATGAATTAAGTTACTGGCTAGTTCTAGGTGATGCTGTTACGGGAGCAGTGATTGGTGGTATTTGCGGTTATTGGATTGGTAGAACTGGCGGTTGGCCAATGCTAGTGCGGCTTGGCAGCCTGTTTCGATTCTCTGAAGCCCGACTATTGAGTATAAAAGAGCAGTTTAGTGAAAATGCAGCAAAAGCAGTCTTTTTTGGGCGTTTCTTAGCCTTATTGAGAATTTTTGCTGCACCTATGGCTGGTATAGCTGAAATGCCTTTTGGAAAATTCTGTTTTTATAACATATTAGGGGCAACTGCATGGGCTAGTGTGATGGTGACACTATCATTCTTTGCTGGTACAGTCGTCTCTTTAGAACAGTTAGTTGCTTGGGTAAGTAAATTCGCGATCGCTGCCTTACTAATTCTTGCAGCTTTTATCATTATTCCCTTGTGGTTAGAGGCTAGACAAGCTAATAACCCAGCAGGAGAGTGA
- a CDS encoding DUF6887 family protein translates to MNDYLNLSEKELREYVKANPQDEEAFQHFLSIIRAKPGRVVVSTDEQLEAELRKRLAP, encoded by the coding sequence ATGAACGACTATTTAAATTTGTCAGAGAAAGAACTACGGGAATATGTCAAAGCCAATCCTCAAGATGAAGAAGCATTTCAGCATTTCCTCAGCATCATAAGAGCCAAGCCAGGGCGGGTAGTGGTCAGTACTGATGAACAACTAGAGGCAGAGCTTAGAAAAAGACTAGCTCCATAA